The following are encoded together in the Pseudomonas sediminis genome:
- a CDS encoding sensor domain-containing diguanylate cyclase, with the protein MTATLRLLMLLLLPALTWAQSLPLPIGQTQTLPGPYMAFWEDPDGRADITDVRALPDSAWQAVERRDASFGYSGSTYWLRLDLHNPHSRSLGWVLLIGNPLLDQLDAYGLDGKRIYRAGDQRPFDWRWVEHRQLVLPLHVASGERQRIWLRMQTDGSANLSASLMTRDAFDHQEQRSLLLQGLFFGALMAMLIYSLSIFCITRDRNYLWYSLFVASFSLYQFIQLGFALQWLWPNALAWHQLSFPLSSALATLFGIQFTYGVLDLDKAARPYRWVANTLKACAWLVLGMALFGPYAPALIGSFVLVTACALAAFVITLLRWRGGYAAARLFALGWFVLIAASLASILTGTGLLPYSLLTLHAQQIGGLIEMTVFSIALASRIRQVQQAERQAQAKLIDQERRLRSEQTKHLELQTQISESLEQRVQERTATLQDTLQQLSNANLRLAELNRRDGLTGLFNRQTLSEELARACARAVRSRQSLAVLMLDLDHFKQVNDRYGHLAGDACLRHAAQRIQQRLRSSDLLARFGGEEFVILLDSTDLTGALDLAEQLREELALNPCLYQQQSIALSLSIGLHAGVPSEPDCGEHWLELADRALYRAKAGGRNRVVSYEAMAFKAP; encoded by the coding sequence TTGACTGCCACCCTGCGCCTATTGATGCTTCTGCTGCTGCCAGCACTGACCTGGGCGCAAAGCCTGCCGCTGCCGATTGGTCAGACGCAGACATTGCCCGGGCCTTACATGGCGTTCTGGGAAGACCCGGATGGCCGTGCCGACATCACCGATGTGCGCGCACTGCCCGACTCCGCCTGGCAAGCAGTGGAGCGGCGCGATGCCAGCTTCGGCTACAGCGGCAGCACCTACTGGCTACGCCTGGACTTACACAACCCGCACAGCCGCTCGCTGGGCTGGGTGCTGCTGATCGGTAACCCACTGCTGGATCAACTGGACGCCTACGGCCTGGACGGCAAACGCATCTACCGCGCAGGAGACCAGCGCCCCTTCGACTGGCGCTGGGTCGAGCACCGCCAACTGGTACTGCCTCTGCACGTAGCGTCTGGCGAACGCCAGCGCATTTGGCTGCGCATGCAAACCGACGGCTCGGCCAACCTCAGCGCCAGTCTGATGACCCGTGATGCGTTCGATCATCAGGAGCAGCGCAGCCTGTTGCTGCAGGGCCTGTTCTTCGGCGCCCTGATGGCAATGCTGATCTACAGCCTGAGCATTTTCTGCATCACCCGCGACCGCAACTACCTCTGGTACAGCCTGTTCGTCGCCAGCTTCAGTCTCTACCAGTTCATCCAGCTCGGCTTCGCCCTGCAATGGTTGTGGCCCAACGCGCTGGCCTGGCATCAACTGAGCTTCCCGCTCAGCTCCGCCCTGGCGACATTGTTCGGCATTCAATTCACCTACGGCGTGCTGGATCTGGACAAGGCCGCCAGGCCTTATCGCTGGGTCGCCAATACGCTCAAGGCCTGCGCCTGGTTGGTGCTGGGCATGGCGCTGTTTGGCCCGTATGCACCCGCCCTGATCGGCAGCTTCGTGCTGGTGACCGCCTGCGCACTGGCCGCCTTCGTCATCACCCTGCTGCGCTGGCGCGGCGGTTACGCAGCCGCGCGCCTGTTCGCCCTGGGCTGGTTCGTGCTGATCGCCGCCAGCCTTGCCAGCATCCTCACCGGCACCGGACTGCTGCCCTACTCGCTGCTGACCCTGCATGCCCAGCAGATTGGCGGCCTGATCGAGATGACGGTGTTCTCCATCGCCCTGGCCTCGCGCATCCGCCAGGTGCAGCAAGCCGAACGCCAGGCTCAGGCCAAGCTGATCGATCAGGAGCGCCGCCTGCGCAGCGAACAGACCAAGCACCTGGAACTGCAAACGCAGATCAGCGAAAGCCTGGAACAGCGCGTACAGGAGCGCACCGCGACGCTGCAGGACACCCTGCAGCAACTGTCCAACGCCAACCTGCGCCTGGCCGAGCTGAATCGACGCGACGGGCTTACCGGCCTGTTCAACCGCCAGACACTCAGCGAAGAACTGGCTCGCGCCTGCGCCCGCGCCGTGCGCAGCCGACAGTCACTGGCGGTCCTGATGCTGGATCTGGATCACTTCAAGCAGGTCAATGACCGCTACGGCCATCTCGCCGGCGATGCCTGCCTGCGCCATGCAGCCCAGCGTATCCAGCAGCGCCTGCGCAGTAGCGACTTGCTGGCACGCTTCGGCGGCGAAGAATTCGTCATCTTGCTCGACAGTACCGATCTCACCGGCGCACTCGACCTGGCCGAACAACTGCGCGAAGAGCTCGCGCTCAATCCCTGCCTCTACCAACAACAGTCGATAGCGCTGAGCCTGAGCATCGGCCTGCATGCCGGCGTACCGAGCGAGCCGGACTGCGGCGAGCATTGGCTGGAACTGG
- a CDS encoding acyl-CoA thioesterase — translation MNWELPDPFVIDIEVSADDIDGLGHANNAVYVSWLERCAWRHSQFLGLDLVEYRRLDRAMAVVRHEIDYLASAYEGQHLQMATWIVESDQRLKMDRRFQLVRPEDGVTLLRAKTTFVCIELSSGRPKRMPAEFVEGYGKALTPPYPLEL, via the coding sequence ATGAACTGGGAGTTGCCCGACCCCTTCGTCATCGATATCGAAGTGAGCGCAGACGACATCGACGGCCTCGGTCATGCCAACAACGCGGTGTACGTCAGTTGGCTGGAGCGTTGCGCCTGGCGGCACTCGCAGTTCCTTGGGCTGGACCTGGTCGAATACCGCCGCCTGGATCGCGCCATGGCTGTGGTGCGTCATGAGATCGACTACCTCGCCAGCGCCTACGAAGGGCAGCATCTGCAGATGGCGACCTGGATCGTCGAATCCGATCAGCGCCTGAAGATGGATCGACGTTTCCAGCTGGTGCGTCCGGAGGATGGCGTTACCTTGCTGCGTGCCAAGACCACCTTCGTCTGCATCGAACTGTCCAGTGGGCGCCCCAAGCGCATGCCGGCGGAGTTCGTCGAGGGCTATGGCAAGGCGCTGACGCCGCCTTATCCGCTGGAGCTGTAG